The proteins below come from a single Candidatus Binatia bacterium genomic window:
- a CDS encoding amidohydrolase family protein, with protein MKSIRFYRVLCVLAAVLAVLGSAIMAADEAPVVLQVKLLIDGAGGPPLADADIVIEGKRIQAVGKHGTLALPKGAKILDFRDKVAIPGLIDAHSHYRDWQAEIYLSYGVTTAFDIGDNPLPWRFAQKEGIDKGKLLGPRLIVAGRLNRAGEDGGEEGSRGRTEVYVRSAEEAKEETKKAIGAGVDIVKALENLSTEELRAISTEARAAGKPVVVHSINGTEAVLAGVDINSIEHSHSVAMATVASAEGRKKLHEGRTATRNRMTSQEVHSFMEEETYDRVIQTLVGKNVCWTPTLATAWRAFSKNRRRFQDDELKLLASSRIAYVPPYFSANTKEYFTGTAKLETGLQQRIASGYGKLQEFLRRFVKAGGRLQTGSDPNSILPGLAIHRELEIMVEAGLTPMEALMAATKNPAECEKRASDFGTIAPGRFADVVILDANPLEDIFAVERIHTVFKEGVARKPAYSPAYRNPIPRPQPDRPASEIDSLVPDSVTQGEGPVKLSIKGKNFLSTAVVKVNGKPVSAEVQFRPARFPQNFRRAGEINATLPPELLRAPGTYPVVIEHPGAGGSQSEPAYLIVKFR; from the coding sequence ATGAAATCGATTCGGTTTTATCGTGTTCTTTGCGTGCTTGCCGCCGTTCTGGCCGTTCTTGGCTCTGCGATCATGGCGGCCGACGAGGCGCCGGTCGTTCTTCAAGTAAAGCTTTTGATCGACGGCGCGGGCGGGCCGCCTCTTGCCGATGCGGACATCGTCATCGAGGGAAAGCGGATTCAAGCCGTCGGCAAGCATGGAACATTGGCGCTGCCGAAAGGGGCAAAAATTTTAGACTTCCGGGACAAGGTCGCCATTCCCGGCCTTATCGACGCGCACTCCCACTATCGCGATTGGCAAGCGGAGATCTATCTGTCTTACGGCGTAACGACGGCGTTCGATATCGGCGACAATCCGTTGCCGTGGAGATTCGCCCAGAAAGAGGGAATCGACAAGGGCAAGCTTCTCGGACCGCGCCTGATCGTCGCGGGGAGGTTGAACCGGGCCGGAGAGGACGGCGGGGAAGAGGGCTCGCGCGGGAGGACCGAAGTTTATGTCCGCAGCGCCGAAGAGGCCAAAGAAGAAACGAAAAAGGCGATCGGTGCCGGCGTCGATATCGTCAAAGCGCTGGAAAATCTCTCAACCGAGGAGCTACGCGCAATCAGCACCGAGGCGCGCGCCGCCGGAAAGCCCGTCGTCGTGCATTCCATCAATGGAACCGAGGCCGTCCTGGCGGGCGTCGATATCAATTCGATCGAGCACTCTCACTCGGTCGCCATGGCGACAGTCGCGAGCGCCGAGGGAAGAAAAAAGTTGCATGAGGGACGAACGGCCACGCGCAACCGCATGACCAGCCAGGAAGTCCACAGCTTCATGGAGGAGGAAACTTACGATCGGGTTATCCAGACGTTGGTAGGAAAGAACGTTTGCTGGACGCCGACCTTGGCCACGGCCTGGCGCGCCTTTTCGAAGAACAGGCGGAGATTTCAAGACGACGAGCTCAAGCTTCTCGCGTCGTCTCGGATCGCTTACGTTCCGCCGTATTTTAGCGCGAACACGAAGGAGTATTTCACCGGGACAGCGAAGCTTGAGACCGGTCTCCAGCAACGGATCGCGAGCGGCTACGGGAAGTTGCAGGAATTTCTTCGGCGTTTCGTCAAAGCCGGCGGACGCCTTCAAACCGGCTCGGATCCCAACTCCATTCTTCCCGGACTGGCGATCCATCGCGAGCTGGAGATCATGGTCGAGGCGGGTCTGACTCCGATGGAGGCGCTCATGGCGGCGACCAAAAACCCCGCCGAATGCGAAAAACGGGCGTCGGATTTCGGCACGATCGCGCCGGGCCGGTTCGCCGATGTCGTGATCCTCGATGCCAATCCGCTGGAGGATATCTTCGCCGTCGAGCGTATTCACACGGTCTTCAAAGAGGGCGTCGCGCGCAAGCCCGCGTATAGTCCGGCCTACCGGAATCCGATCCCGCGGCCGCAGCCGGACCGCCCGGCGTCCGAGATCGACAGTCTCGTCCCGGATTCGGTCACGCAGGGAGAAGGGCCGGTAAAACTCTCGATCAAAGGCAAGAACTTTCTCAGCACCGCCGTGGTCAAGGTCAACGGCAAGCCCGTGAGCGCCGAGGTCCAATTTCGTCCGGCAAGA
- a CDS encoding ABC transporter substrate-binding protein → MKNSEKLTAVLLAWGLLLCGDASAQEKKLETMTISYASVSGTRAPLWIAKDLGLYDKYGLDGNLVYIASGITSVNALLGGSVHLIAASGSSAVTAAARGAPVAIVASLGPIAYKLVAHPSITSIQGLKGKIIGSSRIGAGSDYALQRLLPKIGLQPGKDVQVIPTGLSESDRRIVIMLQGKIDATIATADNLLQLELAGQKVTVLADLLDKGVYTSGSDISTSRQFLKDRRREIKGFLMALTEAIAIGRKDKEQAFRVYRKYMKVTEPKLLESMHKNYLLGTIPPRPFPREEAIQNDIEDLSNTYSALKGRKIAEFMDLSIIQELEKEGFFTKLYGPEPSPRK, encoded by the coding sequence ATGAAGAATAGCGAAAAACTGACTGCCGTGCTTTTGGCCTGGGGCTTGCTGTTATGCGGCGACGCTTCCGCTCAGGAAAAGAAGCTGGAGACGATGACGATATCCTACGCGTCGGTCTCCGGGACGCGCGCGCCGCTATGGATCGCCAAAGACCTCGGGCTCTACGACAAATACGGTCTCGACGGCAACCTGGTTTACATCGCATCGGGCATCACTTCGGTGAATGCTCTGCTCGGCGGCAGCGTCCATTTGATCGCCGCCTCCGGCTCCTCGGCCGTCACCGCGGCCGCCCGGGGCGCCCCGGTCGCGATCGTCGCCAGCCTGGGGCCGATCGCCTACAAGCTGGTCGCGCATCCGTCGATCACTTCCATTCAAGGGCTCAAAGGAAAGATCATCGGCTCGAGCCGGATCGGGGCCGGCTCCGACTACGCGCTGCAGCGCCTGCTGCCGAAGATCGGACTGCAACCGGGAAAAGACGTCCAGGTCATACCGACGGGGCTGAGCGAATCGGATCGCCGCATCGTGATCATGCTCCAGGGAAAAATCGACGCGACCATCGCCACCGCCGATAATCTCTTGCAGCTCGAGCTGGCGGGGCAGAAGGTGACCGTCCTGGCCGACTTGCTCGACAAGGGCGTGTACACTTCCGGCAGCGACATTTCGACCAGCCGCCAGTTCTTGAAGGACCGGCGGCGCGAGATCAAGGGTTTTCTCATGGCGCTCACAGAGGCGATTGCCATCGGCAGAAAAGACAAGGAGCAGGCGTTCCGCGTCTACCGCAAATACATGAAGGTGACCGAGCCCAAGCTTTTGGAATCGATGCACAAGAATTATCTCCTCGGGACCATTCCGCCCAGGCCGTTTCCCAGGGAAGAGGCGATTCAGAACGACATCGAAGACCTGAGCAATACTTATAGCGCTCTCAAAGGGCGCAAGATCGCCGAGTTCATGGATCTGTCAATCATCCAGGAGTTGGAAAAAGAAGGGTTTTTTACCAAGCTCTACGGCCCGGAACCCTCACCGCGAAAATGA
- a CDS encoding class II aldolase/adducin family protein, which produces MGPKMENQKSKTRTEQSRSIENLKRRLVEGLQVITGEGILSGSGHLSARVPGTETFLINPRFAGILAEPKDICTVNFAGKRIAGKGPIPSESLIHSTIYRRRSDVGSVIHCHARSAILVGLQDTGLVPFNRDARLFADGVPIFPDSHGINSEALAERMAQALGPHYAIFLRGHGCVVVGPGIEGTCISAIQLERACQDQLLLMSFTTPKPMADASRGRVTARLENPYRAWPFLLYKHKVKSKAQIRASIRTLKEGEHY; this is translated from the coding sequence ATGGGACCAAAAATGGAAAATCAAAAATCGAAAACCCGTACTGAGCAAAGCCGAAGTATCGAAAATCTCAAGCGGCGGCTGGTGGAGGGTTTGCAGGTGATCACCGGCGAGGGAATTCTGTCCGGGTCGGGACATTTGAGCGCGCGCGTTCCGGGAACGGAAACTTTTTTGATCAACCCGCGATTTGCCGGCATTCTCGCCGAGCCCAAAGATATCTGCACGGTAAATTTCGCCGGCAAGCGGATCGCCGGCAAAGGGCCGATTCCTTCGGAGAGTCTCATTCACAGCACGATTTACCGTCGCCGGTCGGACGTCGGAAGCGTCATCCATTGTCACGCGCGGAGCGCGATCCTCGTGGGCCTCCAAGACACTGGCCTGGTCCCGTTCAACCGCGACGCGCGGCTCTTCGCCGACGGCGTGCCGATATTTCCCGACAGCCACGGTATCAACAGCGAGGCTTTGGCCGAGCGAATGGCGCAGGCCCTCGGCCCGCACTACGCGATTTTCCTCCGCGGCCACGGCTGCGTCGTGGTGGGGCCGGGAATCGAAGGGACTTGCATCTCGGCGATCCAATTGGAGCGCGCCTGCCAAGACCAGCTTCTGTTGATGAGCTTCACCACGCCGAAGCCGATGGCGGACGCCTCGCGCGGCAGAGTAACGGCGCGGCTGGAGAATCCTTATCGCGCGTGGCCGTTTCTGCTTTACAAGCACAAGGTGAAATCCAAAGCCCAGATCCGCGCGTCGATCCGAACGCTGAAAGAGGGCGAGCACTACTAG